The Macaca fascicularis isolate 582-1 chromosome 1, T2T-MFA8v1.1 genome includes a window with the following:
- the LMO4 gene encoding LIM domain transcription factor LMO4, translated as MVNPGSSSQPPPVTAGSLSWKRCAGCGGKIADRFLLYAMDSYWHSRCLKCSCCQAQLGDIGTSCYTKSGMILCRNDYIRLFGNSGACSACGQSIPASELVMRAQGNVYHLKCFTCSTCRNRLVPGDRFHYINGSLFCEHDRPTALINGHLNSLQSNPLLPDQKVC; from the exons ATGGTGAATCCGGGCAGCAGCTCGCAGCCGCCCCCGGTGACGGCCGGCTCCCTCTCCTGGAAGCGGTGCGCAGGCTGCGGGGGCAAGATTGCGGACCGCTTTCTGCTCTATGCCATGGACAGCTACTGGCACAGCCGGTGCCTCAAGTGTTCCTGCTGCCAGGCGCAGCTGGGCGACATCGGCACGTCCTGTTACACCAAAAGCGGCATGATCCTTTGCAGAAATGACTACATTAG GTTATTTGGGAATAGCGGTGCTTGCAGCGCTTGCGGACAGTCAATTCCTGCGAGCGAACTCGTCATGAGGGCGCAAGGCAATGTGTATCATCTTAAG tGTTTTACATGCTCTACCTGCCGGAATCGCCTGGTCCCGGGAGATCGGTTTCACTACATCAATGGCAGTTTATTTTGTGAACATGATAGACCTACAGCTCTCATCAATGGCCATTTGAATTCACTTCAGAGCAATCCACTACTGCCAGACCAGAAG GTCTGCTAA